One window of the Pirellulaceae bacterium genome contains the following:
- a CDS encoding glutamine synthetase beta-grasp domain-containing protein: MSNKTKLEYIWLDGYKPTQSLRSKTRIESDFGGKLEDCPVWSFDGSSTEQATGEDSDCLLKPVAIFPDPGRKNAFLVMSEVQNADGTPHESNGRATIEEDDDDFWFGFEQEYFLWCTTNNNPPGFPAGGFPGPQGPYYCSVGSSNAHGRDCVEEHLDACIEAGINVEGINAEVAAGQWEFQIFAKGAKRAGDEVWVARYLLERTGEKYGFAIEWHPKPLGKTDWNGSGMHANFSNGLMRTCGDEAVFRRICDGFGGVIDRHITVYGADNDQRLTGQHETQSINEFSYGVSDRGASIRIPVGTIDDGWKGRLEDRRPASNADPYKVSAAIIKTVKEATAAATA, translated from the coding sequence ATGAGCAACAAAACGAAACTCGAATACATCTGGCTCGATGGATATAAGCCGACGCAGAGCCTGCGGTCCAAGACACGGATCGAGTCAGATTTTGGAGGTAAACTCGAGGACTGCCCCGTATGGTCTTTTGATGGGAGTAGCACCGAGCAAGCGACGGGCGAGGATTCTGATTGCCTCCTGAAGCCGGTTGCGATCTTCCCCGATCCGGGTCGTAAGAATGCGTTTCTCGTGATGTCTGAGGTGCAAAACGCAGACGGAACTCCGCATGAATCGAATGGTCGAGCGACCATTGAAGAAGACGACGACGATTTCTGGTTCGGTTTCGAGCAAGAGTACTTCCTCTGGTGCACGACGAATAATAACCCACCTGGTTTTCCGGCAGGTGGTTTTCCAGGACCGCAAGGACCCTATTACTGCTCCGTTGGCTCAAGCAACGCCCACGGACGAGATTGTGTCGAAGAGCATCTCGATGCTTGTATTGAAGCAGGAATCAATGTTGAAGGAATCAATGCCGAAGTGGCAGCGGGTCAGTGGGAATTCCAGATCTTTGCGAAAGGCGCGAAGCGGGCCGGTGATGAAGTTTGGGTAGCTCGATACCTGCTCGAACGTACCGGTGAGAAGTACGGCTTTGCGATTGAATGGCATCCGAAACCGTTGGGGAAAACCGACTGGAATGGATCGGGGATGCATGCGAATTTCTCGAATGGTTTAATGCGCACCTGCGGGGACGAGGCTGTGTTCAGAAGAATCTGTGATGGATTTGGTGGCGTTATCGATCGTCACATCACTGTTTATGGTGCAGACAACGATCAACGATTGACTGGCCAGCACGAGACGCAGAGCATCAATGAGTTTAGCTACGGCGTATCGGACCGTGGTGCTTCGATTCGTATCCCGGTTGGTACGATTGACGACGGCTGGAAGGGGCGACTCGAAGATCGACGTCCTGCATCGAATGCTGATCCTTACAAGGTATCGGCCGCGATCATTAAGACCGTGAAAGAGGCAACTGCTGCAGCGACTGCCTAA
- a CDS encoding serine/threonine-protein kinase — protein MPQPGDSHGPIFLTSTDNELPDDLPEGLQKYVGFREMARGGSGILRTCHDQITGRTVVIKSLLPKYIKDPKENRRLLREARVTAQLQHPNTVPVYEIGRDDETGIYFTMKRISGENLFEILKRVATNVRETVAEFPLKQRVDIVVSAALALMYAHARGVIHRDVKPENIWVGNFGEVILLDWGVAKVWGQPADEPQHPMMSRKYQESLQGLTMAGDRPGTPLYMSPEQVNVNRATVDERSDIFSVGVVLYEVAALWEPFRGRVIQETFENIIDHTPAPPSKRRPSERIPQSFDDVVMKAISKNPAHRYQTIREMVDAVRNIRFTE, from the coding sequence ATGCCGCAGCCTGGGGACAGCCATGGTCCGATTTTTCTTACCTCGACCGACAATGAGCTTCCTGATGACCTCCCCGAGGGGCTACAAAAGTACGTGGGATTTCGAGAAATGGCGCGAGGCGGATCAGGGATCCTCCGCACCTGCCACGATCAAATCACCGGCCGAACGGTAGTTATCAAGTCGCTTCTTCCAAAGTACATCAAAGATCCGAAAGAAAACCGACGCCTACTTCGAGAGGCCCGAGTCACGGCTCAGTTACAACATCCCAATACGGTGCCGGTCTATGAGATTGGACGCGATGACGAAACGGGAATCTATTTCACCATGAAGCGGATCTCCGGAGAAAACCTCTTTGAGATTCTGAAGCGGGTCGCCACGAATGTTCGCGAGACAGTTGCTGAATTTCCACTCAAACAGCGCGTGGATATTGTGGTCTCAGCTGCTCTGGCATTGATGTATGCTCACGCCCGTGGAGTGATCCACCGCGACGTGAAACCGGAGAACATCTGGGTCGGCAACTTTGGCGAAGTCATTCTGTTGGATTGGGGAGTCGCCAAGGTGTGGGGACAGCCCGCCGACGAACCGCAACATCCAATGATGTCGCGAAAATACCAGGAATCGCTTCAAGGACTCACGATGGCCGGTGATCGGCCCGGAACACCGCTTTACATGTCTCCCGAACAGGTCAATGTCAACCGAGCAACCGTCGATGAACGTTCCGACATTTTCAGCGTTGGCGTCGTACTCTATGAAGTAGCCGCCCTGTGGGAACCTTTCCGCGGTCGCGTGATCCAAGAAACATTCGAAAACATCATCGACCATACCCCTGCCCCTCCCTCAAAACGTAGACCGTCCGAGCGAATCCCGCAGAGTTTCGACGACGTCGTGATGAAGGCGATCAGCAAGAATCCGGCCCACCGATACCAAACGATTCGCGAAATGGTCGACGCAGTTCGAAATATCAGATTTACGGAGTGA